Proteins encoded in a region of the Anopheles aquasalis chromosome 2, idAnoAquaMG_Q_19, whole genome shotgun sequence genome:
- the LOC126581502 gene encoding alpha-1,2-mannosyltransferase ALG9, translated as MALPRWNVASFVVLLTVRLQAALWSIISDCDESYNYWEPLHFVLKGRGFQTWEYSPEFGLRSYAYLWLHGAPAKLAELVVGNGLGLFYFLRCLLALVCALLEFRLYKVIKVKCGSSVGNMWLFFQLVSPGMFISSAALLPSSFSMFITMATMADWMSGRSRAVIAVTALSGLIGWPFAVIVSIPFVLEQLIWNRKVWDFVKNALLFGLLWGVPIVLIDSLYFGKLTIAALNLVRYNVFTSHGPDLYGVEPSSFYVKNLLLNHNLLAALTVLYPLLSIAATAMQLKMDKSKLSPMMALWKLVPLYLWLAVFFLQPHKEERFMFPVYPLFSLGGALTLGLLSSMASRVFGGKRSSAINRTLAIAVYGLTLVLGLSRIVAVCMNYHAPMTVLGGLPPTSGEMNLCYGKEWYRFPGSFLLPPNYRVRFIRSSFTGMLPAYFQETANGSSVVHNYFNDQNIGHDHMLFDLSGCDYLIDLDTGETFDKANLEPNYSADTSTWLVLRSSQFMIGSRSSTLARAFYLPFLSQRHAVYGKYNLLKRTVAGG; from the exons ATGGCCCTACCACGGTGGAATGTGGCCAGCTTCGTCGTGCTGCTCACCGTGCGGTTGCAAGCGGCCCTTTGGTCCATCATTTCGGATTGCGACGAAAGTTACAATTACTGGGAACCGTTACACTTCGTGCTGAAAGGAAGAGGATTCCAGACGTGGGAGTATAGTCCTGAATTTGGCCTGCGCTCCTACGCCTATCTATGGCTGCACGGTGCACCGGCGAAGCTGGccgagctggtggtgggcaACGGATTGGGACTTTTCTACTTCCTTCGGTGCCTCCTAGCGTTGGTATGTGCCCTGCTAGAGTTCCGGCTGTACAA GGTCATCAAGGTGAAGTGCGGATCCAGCGTCGGCAACATGTGGTTGTTTTTCCAGCTGGTCAGTCCGGGCATGTTTATCTCTAGCGCTGCACTGTTACCGAGCAGCTTCTCTATGTTTATCACCATGGCAACCATGGCTGACTGGATGAGCGGGAGATCGAGGGCCGTGATAGCCGTAACCGCGCTTTCTGGTCTTATAG GATGGCCCTTTGCCGTGATCGTGAGCATTCCTTTCGTGCTGGAGCAGCTGATCTGGAACCGTAAGGTATGGGACTTTGTCAAAAACGCTCTCCTGTTTGGCTTGCTGTGGGGTGTTCCGATTGTGCTGATCGATAGCCTTTACTTCGGAAAACTGACCATTGCCGCCTTAAACCTTGTCCGGTACAATGTGTTCACTTCCCATGGACCGGACCTATACGGAGTGGAACCTTCTAGCTTCTATGTGAAGAACCTCTTGTTGAATCACAATTTGCTAGCTGCACTTACCGTGCTGTATCCGCTGCTGTCCATCGCTGCAACCGCTATGCAGCTGAAGATGGACAAAAGTAAGCTGTCGCCGATGATGGCACTGTGGAAGCTGGTTCCACTGTATTTGTGGCTGGCGGTGTTTTTCCTTCAGCCACACAAAGAAGAAAG ATTCATGTTTCCAGTGTATCCTTTGTTTTCGCTCGGAGGTGCTTTAACGCTAGGGCTACTGTCCAGCATGGCAAGCCGAGTCTTTGGAGGGAAAAGGTCGAGCGCTATCAATCGTACTTTAGCAATCGCCGTCTATGGCCTGACGCTAGTACTGGGGTTATCCCGAATAGTAGCAGTTTGTATGAATTACCATGCGCCCATGACGGTGTTGGGTGGACTTCCACCTACGAGCGGCGAAATGAATTTATGTTACGGGAAGGAGTGGTACCGGTTTCCGGGAAGTTTCTTATTGCCACCCAACTACCGAGTTCGTTTCATTCGGTCGAGCTTCACCGGAATGCTGCCGGCTTACTTTCAGGAAACGGCTAATGGAAGCAGCGTGGTACATAATTACTTCAACGATCAGAACATCGGCCATGATCATATGCTGTTTGATCTGTCCGGGTGTGATTATCTTATCGATTTAGACACCGGCGAAACGTTCGATAAAGCAAATCTCGAGCCAAACTATTCGGCCGATACGAGCACATGGTTAGTGCTTCGGTCTAGTCAATTTATGATCGGGTCGCGATCAAGTACATTGGCACGTGCGTTTTACTTGCCATTCTTATCACAGCGGCACGCTGTATATGGGAAGTACAACTTGTTAAAAAGAACAGTTGCTGGAGGCTGA
- the LOC126581504 gene encoding protein-L-histidine N-pros-methyltransferase isoform X2 — MANYRPRGAIAKVFFDRIHNDDVIQQIDMMTWYTMGKLPRKYGCLYHNLNGPDALTLEWLERSKKTSGRIWLQLCHEIAKLFLNMFMTQTDINGLIHRGSMFILSESQFAKFLKAGGFFEHRKSQSKLSICDIGAGDGEVTQRLVRALQQKSNWLLTTYATESSWTMRNRLNEKNFVVLENLNQLQHADLIVCFNVLDRCFDPHVMLNEIYQSLDQTGFALIALVLPYSHYVEKNSSHLPLRTLLEPWPPAKRLSVEEELEMFFDVLQAVGFKIRLWTKAPYLCEGDLRQSFYWLTDYVVLCSK; from the exons ATGGCGAACTATAGGCCGCGTGGGGCGATCGCCAAAGTGTTCTTCGATCGTatccacaacgacgacgtgatACAGCAGATCGATATGATGACG TGGTACACGATGGGTAAATTGCCCCGTAAATACGGTTGCCTCTACCACAATCTGAATGGGCCCGATGCATTAACGCTCGAATGGCTGGAACGGTCGAAGAAAACGTCGGGCCGCATTTGGCTGCAGCTGTGCCACGAAATTGCTAAACTGTTTCTAAATATGTTCATGACGCAAACGGATATTAATGGGCTGATCCATCGAGGCTCCATGTTTATCCTATCTGAATCACAATTTGCTAAATTTCTGAAGGCTGGTGGTTTCTTTGAGCATCGCAAAAGCCAATCAAAG CTCAGCATCTGCGACATTGGGGCCGGTGATGGCGAGGTAACGCAACGGTTGGTCCGTGCCCTGCAACAAAAATCCAACTGGCTGCTGACGACATACGCCACGGAATCTAGTTGGACCATGAGGAACCGATTGAACGAAAAGAACTTTGT TGTTCTAGAGAATCTGAATCAACTGCAACATGCGGATCTCATCGTTTGCTTCAATGTGCTCGATCGATGCTTCGATCCACACGTGATGTTAAACGAAATCTACCAATCACTGGATCAGACGGGGTTTGCGTTGATTGCGCTAGTGCTACCGTATAGCCATTATGTAGAGAAGA ACTCAAGCCATCTACCTCTGCGTACCTTGCTCGAACCGTGGCCACCCGCAAAACGGCTCTCGGTAGAGGAGGAgttggaaatgtttttcgATGTGCTGCAGGCGGTCGGCTTTAAAATACGATTGTGGACGAAGGCACCGTACCTGTGCGAAGGAGACCTGCGCCAGTCGTTCTACTGGCTTACCGATTACGTTGTACtgtgttcaaaataa
- the LOC126581504 gene encoding protein-L-histidine N-pros-methyltransferase isoform X1, which yields MFFTLLVLFLFSVAMANYRPRGAIAKVFFDRIHNDDVIQQIDMMTWYTMGKLPRKYGCLYHNLNGPDALTLEWLERSKKTSGRIWLQLCHEIAKLFLNMFMTQTDINGLIHRGSMFILSESQFAKFLKAGGFFEHRKSQSKLSICDIGAGDGEVTQRLVRALQQKSNWLLTTYATESSWTMRNRLNEKNFVVLENLNQLQHADLIVCFNVLDRCFDPHVMLNEIYQSLDQTGFALIALVLPYSHYVEKNSSHLPLRTLLEPWPPAKRLSVEEELEMFFDVLQAVGFKIRLWTKAPYLCEGDLRQSFYWLTDYVVLCSK from the exons ATGTTCTTTACATTGTTAGTGCTATTCCTCTTCTCGGT TGCCATGGCGAACTATAGGCCGCGTGGGGCGATCGCCAAAGTGTTCTTCGATCGTatccacaacgacgacgtgatACAGCAGATCGATATGATGACG TGGTACACGATGGGTAAATTGCCCCGTAAATACGGTTGCCTCTACCACAATCTGAATGGGCCCGATGCATTAACGCTCGAATGGCTGGAACGGTCGAAGAAAACGTCGGGCCGCATTTGGCTGCAGCTGTGCCACGAAATTGCTAAACTGTTTCTAAATATGTTCATGACGCAAACGGATATTAATGGGCTGATCCATCGAGGCTCCATGTTTATCCTATCTGAATCACAATTTGCTAAATTTCTGAAGGCTGGTGGTTTCTTTGAGCATCGCAAAAGCCAATCAAAG CTCAGCATCTGCGACATTGGGGCCGGTGATGGCGAGGTAACGCAACGGTTGGTCCGTGCCCTGCAACAAAAATCCAACTGGCTGCTGACGACATACGCCACGGAATCTAGTTGGACCATGAGGAACCGATTGAACGAAAAGAACTTTGT TGTTCTAGAGAATCTGAATCAACTGCAACATGCGGATCTCATCGTTTGCTTCAATGTGCTCGATCGATGCTTCGATCCACACGTGATGTTAAACGAAATCTACCAATCACTGGATCAGACGGGGTTTGCGTTGATTGCGCTAGTGCTACCGTATAGCCATTATGTAGAGAAGA ACTCAAGCCATCTACCTCTGCGTACCTTGCTCGAACCGTGGCCACCCGCAAAACGGCTCTCGGTAGAGGAGGAgttggaaatgtttttcgATGTGCTGCAGGCGGTCGGCTTTAAAATACGATTGTGGACGAAGGCACCGTACCTGTGCGAAGGAGACCTGCGCCAGTCGTTCTACTGGCTTACCGATTACGTTGTACtgtgttcaaaataa
- the LOC126581503 gene encoding regulating synaptic membrane exocytosis protein 2: MLPANVMSFMKKMVATDEASHQQASMENTGSAFGKLKQTLSTSLLTAQDRVNKMSPRPSLVPDTSESSPHAGDDPYKDLAAEKPASESSNKFNTRSGSCRICLKSFKPNDFKKTCVECDQKVCEDCASYSKLQDSDDLDLWRCSVCRRKMASRICIPQESTDSVLEVPVMETLQRRHSDIKLGFNQHLDDGKGTALAPPRSPELRRHSDVSPASLKELEKLKGVQNPKNEMDWRKGHSAAPSRSSSPPGRKAEMEIGTPRVFSRRPSTKMSRQRSYDDEFKTMSSDTNLAEAGLNLPPPMPRRKSAYDVYAPGVLVNAMQSVKLAPDDSEKISTSRRSSMKMMADGNDFGADDHTSMAEMKAAGLIVDDDRRHKRRGSQLPDISALKDKTAQNSANISVYQCPALEDLEAPKRQTSLDGEGIKIVIHDADAGPLCAAKRSVTLRRDPSDKAHRTRGFGMRVVGGKTGTDGRLFAYIVWTVPGGPAEKGGLQQGDKILEWCGTSLTDRSFEEVCAIMDRTGDTAELLVEHATDFKMCELLDEGGMGMNMGSTYSNNSCNSTRALPDTNVHTLASESESTMDKSPSSPTRRKLPKTPEQIAKSKLVSGRVQVHVYYHGERNELVVSVMAADDLPERDESLGYGMYPEAYASIKLLPKTNESHVAQTEVSTPSLNPIWNATITFQDVFSDNLLDRKIEIVLYDLLPHSEPIFLGECSVKLQKACLDDVAVWYRLEDPNHQRGSGPTIGTGSGRLRRRSTTTSQSSIDEVSLSSCRYGGSTDGSRFQRSISDDVDSLDESRYLLHPNWSSVAPSRRGSTQSEIQMQTLEVHQLGKDYSKSLPGSRRSSFQDSKDQLAAASTGAHYSRRYSTGRAAAPAHAPSERKLSFGGTFGGGPAGVSVGSGSRGEFMRTMSLSRELDVKNRKKKRLFS; the protein is encoded by the exons atgcTTCCAGCAAACGTAATGTCCTTCATGAAAAAG ATGGTCGCCACGGATGAGGCGTCCCATCAACAGGCCTCGATGGAGAATACGGGAAGCGCGTTCGGAAAACTGAAGCAAACATTATCCACCTCGCTACTGACAGCACAGGACAGAG TGAACAAAATGTCACCGAGACCATCGTTAGTGCCAGATACGAGTGAATCGTCGCCGCACGCAGGAGATGACCCGTACAAGGATCTGGCCGCGGAGAAGCCGGCGAGTGAGAGCAGCAACAAGTTCAACACACGCTCCGGCTCCTGTCGAATATGCTTGAAGTCGTTCAAACCGAACGACTTCAAAAAGACCTGCGTCGAGTGTGATCAGAAGGTTTGCGAAGACTGTGCCAGCTACAGCAAGCTGCAAGACTCGGACGATTTG gATCTCTGGCGATGTAGTGTTTGCCGGCGAAAGATGGCTTCACGCATCTGCATACCCCAAGAGTCGACCGACTCGGTGCTGGAAGTGCCAGTGATGGAAACGTTGCAGCGTCGTCACTCGGATATCAAACTTGGCTTTAATCAGCATCTGGACGATGGGAAGGGTACAGCACTGGCTCCCCCCAGGAGCCCCGAGCTACGTCGTCATTCAGACGTTTCGCCGGCCTCACTGAaggagctggagaagctgAAAGGCGTCCAGAATCCGAAAAACGAAATGGATTGGCGCAAGGGTCATAGTGCGGCACCGAGCAGATCATCGAGTCCGCCCGGGCGGAAGGCGGAGATGGAAATTGGAACGCCCCGGGTGTTTTCGCGTCGGCCGTCGACGAAAATGTCGCGACAGCGCAGTTACGACGACGAGTTCAAGACGATGAGCTCCGATACGAACCTGGCTGAAGCAGGGCTGAACCTACCGCCACCGATGCCCCGCAGAAAGTCGGCGTACGATGTGTACGCACCCGGGGTACTGGTAAATGCGATGCAATCGGTGAAGCTAGCACCCGACGATTCGGAGAAGATCAGTACGTCACGACGATcctcgatgaagatgatggcggATGGAAACGATTTTGGCGCGGACGATCACACATCGATGGCCGAAATGAAGGCCGCTGGACTGATTGTCGATGACGATCGACGGCACAAGCGACGGGGCTCGCAACT ACCGGACATATCGGCGTTGAAAGACAAAACTGCCCAAAACTCAGCGAACATATCAGTCTATCAGTGTCCTGCGCTGGAGGACCTGGAAGCACCAAAGCGCCAGACATCACTGGATGGGGAAGGGATCAAGATCGTCATACACGATGCGGACGCCGGGCCGCTCTGTGCCGCCAAGCGAAGCGTCACACTGCGAAGGGATCCTTCTGATAAAGCTCACAGGA CAAGAGGATTCGGTATGCGTGTGGTTGGTGGcaaaaccggaaccgatgGACGATTGTTTGCGTACATTGTTTGGACCGTACCGGGTGGACCAGCAGAAAAGGGAGGCCTACAGCAGGGCGATAAG ATTCTCGAATGGTGTGGTACCTCTCTCACGGATCGCAGCTTCGAAGAGGTGTGCGCCATCATGGATCGCACGGGTGACACGGCCGAGTTGCTAGTCGAGCACGCCACCGACTTTAAGATGTGTGAACTGTTGGACGAGGGTGGCATGGGTATGAACATGGGTTCGACCTACAGCAACAATAGCTGCAATTCAACACGAGCTTTGCCTGACACAAACGTTCATACACTGGCATCAG AAAGCGAATCGACGATGGACAAATCTCCCTCTTCGCCCACGCGTCGCAAGTTGCCTAAAACGCCG GAACAGATAGCAAAGAGCAAGTTAGTGTCCGGTAGGGTTCAGGTGCATGTTTACTATCACGGCGAGCGAAACGAACTCGTCGTCTCGGTGATGGCGGCCGATGACTTGCCGGAGCGCGATGAGTCGCTGGGCTATGGCATGTATCCGGAAGCCTATGCGTCGATCAAGTTGCTACCCAAAAC GAACGAATCCCATGTCGCGCAGACCGAAGTGTCCACTCCCTCTCTGAATCCCATTTGGAACGCGACCATTACCTTCCAGGACGTGTTCAGTGACAATCTGTTAGACCGTAAGATCGAGATCGTGCTCTACGATCTGTTGCCCCACTCCGAGCCCATCTTTCTCGGCGAATGCTCGGTGAAGCTGCAAAAGGCCTGCTTGGATGATGTGGCCGTGTGGTATCGGCTAGAGGATCCGAACCATCAGCGTGGATCAGGTCCTACGATAGGCACCGGTTCGGGCCGACTCCGGCGTCGCTCGACCACGACCTCACAAAGTTCGATCGACGAAGTGTCGCTGTCGAGCTGCCGGTACGGCGGGAGTACGGACGGATCGCGCTTTCAGCGTTCTATCTCGGACGATGTCGACAGCCTGGACGAGAGTCGGTACCTGTTGCACCCCAACTGGTCATCGGTGGCACCCAGCCGCCGCGGTTCGACGCAGTCCGAAATCCAAATGCAAACACTCGAGGTGCACCAGCTCGGTAAAGATTACTCCAAATCGCTGCCCGGCTCGAGGCGTTCCTCGTTCCAGGATTCAAAAGACCAGCTGGCCGCTGCCTCCACCGGTGCACACTACTCGCGGCGCTACTCGACCGGTCGAGCGGCAGCCCCAGCTCATGCGCCAAGCGAGAGGAAGCTTTCCTTCGGAGGAACATTCGGCGGAGGACCGGCTGGGGTCAGCGTTGGGTCTGGGAGTCGCGGAGAGTTTATGCGCACGATGAGCCTCTCCCGAGAGCTCGATGtaaagaatcgcaaaaagaAGCGCCTTTTCTCGTAA